A region of Plantactinospora sp. BC1 DNA encodes the following proteins:
- a CDS encoding HNH endonuclease family protein: MPFIRRRRIRRTLTATAAVTAITASLLVATPAGAAPPGIPAKATAQSNLNALTVATQGSMTGYSRDLFPHWSTVSGACNTRETVLRRDGSGVGVDSSCYPTSGSWYSPYDGATWSDPADVDIDHVVPLAEAWRSGASSWTTSRRQSFANDLNGPQLIAVTDNVNQAKGDQDPSTWKPSRTAYHCTYAKMWIRTKYNWGLRLQSAEKSALQTMLNTCSS, encoded by the coding sequence GTGCCGTTCATCCGCCGTCGCCGTATCCGGCGCACCCTCACCGCCACCGCCGCCGTCACGGCGATCACCGCGTCCCTGCTGGTCGCCACCCCGGCCGGCGCCGCCCCGCCCGGCATCCCCGCCAAGGCCACCGCCCAGTCCAACCTGAACGCGCTCACCGTCGCCACCCAGGGGTCGATGACCGGCTACAGCCGCGACCTCTTCCCACACTGGAGCACCGTCAGCGGGGCCTGCAACACCCGGGAGACGGTGCTGCGGCGCGACGGCAGCGGGGTGGGTGTGGACAGCTCCTGCTACCCGACCTCGGGTAGCTGGTACAGCCCGTACGACGGGGCGACCTGGAGCGACCCGGCCGACGTCGACATCGACCACGTCGTGCCGCTCGCCGAGGCGTGGCGTTCCGGGGCCAGCTCGTGGACCACCAGCCGCCGGCAGTCCTTCGCCAACGACCTGAACGGGCCGCAACTGATCGCCGTCACCGACAACGTGAACCAGGCCAAGGGCGACCAGGACCCGTCCACCTGGAAGCCGAGCCGCACCGCCTACCACTGCACGTACGCCAAGATGTGGATCCGGACCAAATACAACTGGGGCCTGCGGTTGCAGTCGGCGGAGAAGAGCGCCCTGCAGACCATGCTGAACACCTGCTCCTCCTGA
- a CDS encoding glycoside hydrolase family 9 protein, whose product MLRPRSPRTVPLAAATVAALAATVLTAPVASVAAPADEAPEQIVNGTFDDGHAPWWGTANLTLDSSTGQLCAGIPGGTVNPWDVIIGQDNVALVAGESYEFRFFGQATPNRVGRALVQLPVDPYTQYLSASPELSVSGNEYRYTFTSPVDLPNAQVVFQLGGSAEPWTVCLDNVSLTGGAEPDVYVPDTGPRVRVNQVGYLPKGPKNATVVTEATGPLPYQLRDGAGRLVKQGRTTPRGLDSSSGQNVHTIDFGHFTRPGTGYTLTADGETSRPFDIGVDFYEQLRTDALKFYYTQRSGIEISDALRPGYGRPAGHVGVAPNQGDTAVPCQPGVCDYTLDVSGGWYDAGDHGKYVVNGGISVHQLMSEYERSTRARTGQPWRLGDRTLNLPESGNRVPDILDEARWEQEFLLSMQVPAGKPLAGMAHHKIHDDSWTGLPLLPHLDEKRRELHPPSTAATLNLAATAAQAARVFKPYDRRFAERNLAAAKTAWAAALANPERYADPADANGGGAYNDADVTDEFYWAAAELYLSTGAKEYRDFVLASPHHTGDVWRERGMDWGNTAALGRLQLATVPNNLPDRARVRASVAQGADRYLATLRAHPYGIPYSPSDNLFDWGSNNLIVNNAIVLATAFDLTGKDRYRDGVLETMDYILGRNALNQSYVTGYGEVASRNQHSRWYARQLNPDLPNPPRGTLSGGPNSAIQDPVAQQKLRGCAPQFCYIDDIESWSTNELTINWNAPLAWIAAFIADQDNGDAGNRRH is encoded by the coding sequence GTGCTCAGACCCCGCTCGCCGCGTACCGTTCCGCTCGCCGCGGCCACCGTCGCGGCCCTCGCCGCCACCGTGTTGACCGCACCCGTCGCGTCCGTCGCCGCCCCGGCCGACGAGGCGCCGGAGCAGATCGTCAACGGCACCTTCGACGACGGTCACGCCCCCTGGTGGGGCACGGCCAACCTCACCCTCGACTCCAGCACCGGCCAGCTCTGCGCCGGGATACCGGGTGGCACCGTCAACCCCTGGGACGTGATCATCGGTCAGGACAACGTCGCGCTGGTCGCCGGTGAGTCGTACGAGTTCCGGTTCTTCGGCCAGGCCACCCCGAACAGGGTCGGCCGGGCGCTGGTCCAGCTGCCGGTCGACCCGTACACCCAGTACCTGTCGGCCAGCCCCGAGCTGAGCGTCTCCGGCAACGAGTACCGCTACACCTTCACCTCCCCGGTCGACCTGCCGAACGCCCAGGTCGTCTTCCAGCTCGGCGGCAGCGCCGAACCCTGGACGGTCTGCCTGGACAACGTCTCGCTGACCGGCGGCGCCGAGCCGGACGTCTACGTCCCGGACACCGGCCCGAGGGTCCGGGTCAACCAGGTCGGCTACCTGCCGAAGGGGCCGAAGAACGCCACAGTGGTCACCGAGGCGACCGGCCCGCTGCCCTACCAGCTCCGCGACGGCGCCGGCCGGCTCGTCAAGCAGGGCCGGACGACCCCGCGCGGCCTGGACAGCTCCTCCGGGCAGAACGTGCACACCATCGACTTCGGGCACTTCACCCGCCCCGGCACCGGCTACACGCTGACCGCCGACGGCGAGACCAGCCGGCCGTTCGACATCGGCGTCGACTTCTACGAGCAGCTCCGCACCGACGCGCTGAAGTTCTACTACACCCAGCGCAGCGGCATCGAGATCTCCGACGCGCTCCGCCCCGGCTACGGTCGGCCGGCCGGACACGTCGGGGTGGCGCCCAACCAGGGCGACACGGCCGTACCCTGCCAGCCCGGCGTCTGCGACTACACCCTGGACGTCTCCGGCGGCTGGTACGACGCCGGCGACCACGGCAAGTACGTGGTCAACGGCGGCATCTCGGTGCACCAGCTGATGAGCGAGTACGAGCGCTCGACCCGGGCCCGCACCGGGCAGCCGTGGCGGCTCGGCGACCGCACCCTGAACCTGCCGGAGAGCGGCAACCGGGTGCCGGACATCCTCGACGAGGCGCGCTGGGAGCAGGAGTTCCTGCTCAGCATGCAGGTGCCGGCCGGTAAGCCGCTGGCCGGGATGGCCCACCACAAGATCCACGACGACTCCTGGACCGGCCTGCCGCTGCTGCCGCACCTCGACGAGAAGCGGCGCGAACTGCACCCGCCGTCCACCGCCGCCACGCTCAACCTGGCCGCCACCGCCGCACAGGCGGCCCGGGTCTTCAAGCCGTACGACCGGAGGTTCGCCGAGCGGAACCTGGCCGCCGCCAAGACGGCCTGGGCGGCCGCGTTGGCCAACCCCGAGCGGTACGCCGACCCGGCCGACGCCAACGGCGGCGGCGCGTACAACGACGCGGACGTCACCGACGAGTTCTACTGGGCCGCCGCCGAGCTCTACCTGAGCACCGGGGCGAAGGAGTACCGCGACTTCGTGCTCGCCTCGCCGCACCACACCGGCGACGTCTGGCGGGAGCGGGGCATGGACTGGGGCAACACCGCAGCGCTCGGCCGGCTGCAACTGGCGACGGTGCCGAACAACCTGCCGGACCGGGCCCGGGTACGCGCCTCGGTCGCCCAGGGCGCCGACCGCTACCTGGCCACGCTGCGGGCGCACCCGTACGGCATCCCGTACAGCCCGTCGGACAACCTCTTCGACTGGGGCTCCAACAACCTGATCGTCAACAACGCCATCGTGCTCGCCACCGCGTTCGACCTGACCGGGAAGGACCGCTACCGGGACGGCGTACTGGAGACGATGGACTACATCCTCGGCCGCAACGCCCTGAACCAGTCGTACGTGACCGGCTACGGCGAGGTGGCCTCGCGCAACCAGCACAGCCGCTGGTACGCCCGCCAGCTCAACCCCGACCTGCCCAACCCGCCCCGGGGCACCCTCTCCGGCGGCCCGAACTCGGCCATCCAGGACCCGGTCGCCCAGCAGAAGCTGCGCGGCTGCGCGCCGCAGTTCTGCTACATCGACGACATCGAGTCCTGGTCGACGAACGAGCTGACCATCAACTGGAACGCCCCGCTGGCCTGGATCGCGGCCTTCATCGCCGACCAGGACAACGGCGACGCCGGCAACCGCCGGCACTGA
- a CDS encoding ATP-binding protein, translating to MKARVRWTLRRRVAVLCVVVGVVLGMLAVSAAVVATSNRQHLDTLLTKTGPLRTDGQALLSALVDQQTGVRGYAVTANDADLAPYREGLKRETALIASMDALLTDQPEIRRELHTVRDHAQQWREAVAEPAIELTVRSGPEAAQAHLTAQTGARFTELRGEVEALQGSILELRNSVARNARATGNTLVLLLILAAIVVVLAGLALMTSLNRLVIGPVTTLAGQVREVAGGAYQREIEQVGPPELAALAGDIDGMRRRIAADLDEVRQARERIEWVNSQLERQAEELVRSNRDLEQFAYVASHDLQEPLRKVASFCQLLQRRYAGKLDERADQYIAFAVDGAQRMQRLINDLLAFSRIGRLTSGFTEVDLNAVMSEVAGQTEPTRQYVGGELTWSDLPVIRGEETLLTNLLANLVGNSLKFRRPDVAPKVHVSARRLGDEWEISCQDNGIGIEPEFADKIFVIFQRLHAKDAYPGTGIGLAIVKKIVEYHGGRVWVDPEAVTEGTMIRFTLPVPPELRESVEPSEAPGVDGAEPTPSAPEAEAPAESEADATPAGESARPAGDMKQTV from the coding sequence GTGAAGGCACGGGTTCGCTGGACGCTGCGGCGTCGGGTCGCCGTACTGTGCGTGGTCGTCGGTGTGGTGCTCGGCATGCTGGCGGTCAGCGCGGCGGTCGTCGCCACCAGCAACCGGCAACACCTGGACACCCTGCTCACCAAGACCGGTCCGCTGCGCACCGACGGTCAGGCGCTGCTCAGCGCCTTGGTCGACCAGCAGACCGGGGTACGCGGCTACGCGGTCACCGCGAACGACGCCGACCTGGCGCCGTACCGGGAGGGGCTGAAGCGGGAGACGGCGCTGATCGCCTCGATGGACGCGCTGCTGACCGACCAGCCGGAGATCCGCCGCGAGCTGCACACGGTGCGGGACCACGCCCAGCAGTGGCGGGAGGCGGTGGCCGAGCCGGCGATCGAGCTGACCGTGCGGAGCGGGCCGGAGGCCGCACAGGCGCATCTGACCGCCCAGACCGGGGCCCGCTTCACCGAGCTGCGCGGCGAGGTGGAGGCGTTGCAGGGGTCGATCCTGGAGCTGCGCAACAGCGTCGCGCGCAACGCCCGGGCGACCGGCAACACCCTGGTGCTGCTGCTGATCCTGGCCGCGATCGTGGTGGTGCTGGCCGGGCTCGCGCTGATGACCTCGCTGAACCGGCTGGTCATCGGGCCGGTCACCACGCTGGCGGGCCAGGTGCGGGAGGTGGCCGGCGGGGCGTACCAGCGGGAGATCGAGCAGGTCGGTCCGCCGGAGCTGGCCGCGTTGGCCGGCGACATCGACGGGATGCGCCGCCGGATCGCCGCCGACCTGGACGAGGTACGGCAGGCGCGGGAACGGATCGAGTGGGTCAACAGCCAACTGGAGCGGCAGGCCGAGGAGCTGGTCCGGTCCAACCGTGACCTGGAGCAGTTCGCCTACGTCGCCTCGCACGACCTCCAGGAGCCGCTGCGCAAGGTGGCCAGCTTCTGCCAGCTGCTGCAACGCCGGTACGCGGGCAAGCTCGACGAGCGCGCCGACCAGTACATCGCGTTCGCGGTGGACGGGGCGCAGCGGATGCAGCGGCTGATCAACGACCTGTTGGCGTTCTCCCGGATCGGCCGGCTCACCAGCGGGTTCACCGAGGTCGACCTGAACGCGGTGATGAGCGAGGTCGCCGGCCAGACCGAGCCGACCCGGCAGTACGTCGGCGGCGAGCTCACCTGGTCGGACCTGCCGGTCATCCGGGGCGAGGAGACCCTGCTGACCAACCTGCTGGCGAACCTGGTCGGCAACTCGCTCAAGTTCCGCCGCCCGGACGTCGCGCCGAAGGTGCACGTCTCGGCCCGGCGGCTGGGCGACGAGTGGGAGATCAGTTGTCAGGACAACGGGATCGGCATCGAGCCCGAGTTCGCCGACAAGATATTCGTGATCTTCCAGCGGCTGCACGCGAAGGACGCCTATCCGGGCACCGGGATCGGGCTGGCCATCGTGAAGAAGATCGTCGAGTACCACGGTGGCCGGGTCTGGGTCGATCCCGAGGCGGTCACCGAGGGCACGATGATCCGGTTCACCCTTCCGGTGCCACCGGAGCTGCGGGAGTCGGTCGAGCCGTCCGAGGCCCCGGGCGTGGACGGGGCGGAGCCGACCCCGTCGGCGCCGGAGGCCGAGGCGCCGGCCGAGAGCGAGGCCGACGCCACACCGGCGGGTGAGTCGGCCCGGCCGGCCGGCGACATGAAGCAGACTGTCTGA
- a CDS encoding FAD-dependent oxidoreductase, whose amino-acid sequence MATSRRPDVLVIGAGVIGLSTAVRLADAGLSVQIRAARPPQETTSASAGASWGPYELTDERVLHWSEQTRLTLEKIAEDPTAGVRLVRGLEVAPFPLEPPACVRDLSDFELCTPDELPPGYVNGWRYTSPLVNMPTYLEYLTERLIGQGGDIEIGTIGSFKELAGAAEVLVNCTGLGARYLVPDDQVYPTRGQLVVVDNPGIETFFQDWAEHEDMTYILPHGNHVVLGGSATPGSEDLTPDPARAAAIVERCAAVEPLLRDAPIRRIMVGLRPSRPSVRIERDQVDGTVLIHNYGHGGSGLALSWGCADEVLALSELA is encoded by the coding sequence ATGGCAACATCCCGACGGCCCGACGTTCTGGTTATCGGCGCGGGCGTCATCGGACTGTCCACCGCGGTCCGACTCGCCGACGCGGGGCTCTCGGTCCAGATCCGGGCCGCCCGGCCGCCACAGGAGACCACCTCCGCCTCCGCCGGGGCGAGCTGGGGGCCGTACGAGCTGACCGACGAACGCGTCCTGCACTGGAGCGAACAGACCCGGCTGACCCTGGAGAAGATCGCCGAGGACCCGACGGCCGGGGTACGACTCGTCCGTGGCCTGGAGGTGGCACCATTCCCGCTGGAGCCGCCGGCCTGCGTCCGCGACCTGAGCGACTTCGAACTGTGCACCCCCGACGAACTCCCACCCGGTTACGTCAACGGCTGGCGTTACACCAGTCCACTGGTGAACATGCCGACCTATCTGGAATATCTCACCGAGCGCCTGATCGGTCAGGGCGGCGATATCGAAATCGGCACCATCGGCTCTTTCAAGGAACTCGCCGGGGCCGCCGAGGTACTGGTGAATTGCACCGGACTCGGTGCCCGCTATCTGGTCCCGGACGACCAGGTCTATCCCACCCGGGGCCAATTGGTGGTCGTCGACAATCCGGGAATAGAGACGTTCTTCCAGGACTGGGCCGAGCACGAGGACATGACCTACATCCTGCCGCACGGCAACCACGTCGTACTCGGCGGCAGCGCGACGCCCGGCTCGGAGGACCTCACCCCGGACCCGGCCCGGGCAGCGGCGATCGTCGAACGCTGCGCCGCCGTCGAGCCGCTGCTCCGGGACGCCCCGATCCGGCGCATCATGGTCGGGCTCCGGCCGAGCCGGCCGAGCGTACGGATCGAACGCGATCAGGTCGACGGCACCGTCCTCATCCACAACTACGGTCACGGCGGCTCGGGGCTCGCCCTTTCCTGGGGATGCGCCGACGAGGTGCTGGCGCTGAGCGAGTTGGCCTGA
- a CDS encoding PP2C family protein-serine/threonine phosphatase, with translation MTGSSVVPAPSYPHGGLGRHAKLPPRERLRVLLIEDDDADAFLVGELLAETGEGIDLLVANSLNGARSKISGVDCVLLDLGLPDAQGLDGLRQVLGMSSNAAVCVLTGRSDEHLGIGAVAEGAQDYLVKGQVDGVLLARALRYAVERKRADENTRRLREVELRQAESARLERGLLPQPLIDTDLVQVHPFYRPGRHEALIGGDFYDVVQTSPDRIDLIVGDVCGHGVDEAALGVELRVAWRALVLAGVPDEQVLPALEQVLMSERSRREIFATVAAVRLDLAGNRATVRLAGHPPPLLLAGGRVAPVPAPHGLLLGVRPRPPVAHELRFDTEDWSLLMYTDGLVEGRIGDGDERLDVPGLSGLVADPRARGVGLPELPGWLVERAEEHNGGPLSDDVAMLLVCRGEGR, from the coding sequence GTGACCGGGTCGTCCGTCGTACCCGCGCCGTCGTACCCGCACGGCGGGCTCGGGCGGCACGCCAAACTGCCGCCCCGGGAGCGGCTGCGGGTGCTGCTGATCGAGGACGACGACGCCGACGCCTTCCTGGTCGGCGAGCTGCTCGCCGAGACCGGCGAGGGGATCGACCTGCTCGTCGCGAACAGCCTGAACGGTGCCCGGTCCAAGATCTCCGGCGTCGACTGCGTACTGCTCGACCTCGGCCTGCCGGACGCGCAGGGCCTGGACGGGCTCCGCCAGGTGCTCGGGATGTCCAGCAACGCCGCCGTCTGCGTGCTCACCGGCCGTTCCGACGAGCACCTCGGCATCGGTGCGGTCGCCGAGGGCGCCCAGGACTACCTGGTCAAGGGCCAGGTCGACGGGGTGCTGCTGGCCCGGGCGCTGCGCTACGCGGTGGAGCGCAAGCGGGCCGACGAGAACACCCGCCGGCTGCGCGAGGTGGAGCTGCGCCAGGCCGAGTCCGCCCGGTTGGAGCGCGGCCTGCTGCCCCAGCCCCTGATCGACACCGACCTGGTGCAGGTGCACCCCTTCTACCGCCCCGGCCGGCACGAGGCCCTGATCGGCGGCGACTTCTACGACGTGGTGCAGACCTCCCCGGACCGGATCGACCTGATCGTCGGGGACGTCTGCGGGCACGGTGTCGACGAGGCGGCGCTCGGTGTCGAGCTGCGGGTCGCCTGGCGGGCCCTGGTGCTCGCCGGGGTGCCCGACGAGCAGGTGCTGCCGGCGCTGGAGCAGGTGCTGATGAGCGAGCGGTCGAGGCGGGAGATCTTCGCCACCGTCGCCGCCGTCCGGCTGGACCTGGCCGGCAACCGGGCCACCGTACGGCTCGCCGGGCATCCGCCGCCGCTGCTGCTCGCCGGGGGCCGGGTGGCGCCGGTACCGGCCCCGCACGGGCTGCTGCTCGGCGTACGGCCCCGGCCGCCGGTCGCCCACGAGTTGCGTTTCGACACCGAGGACTGGTCATTGTTGATGTACACGGACGGGCTCGTCGAGGGCCGGATCGGCGACGGCGACGAGCGGTTGGACGTACCCGGACTGAGCGGGCTGGTGGCTGATCCGCGGGCCCGTGGGGTGGGCCTGCCGGAGCTGCCCGGCTGGCTGGTGGAGCGGGCCGAGGAGCACAACGGCGGCCCGCTCTCCGACGACGTGGCGATGCTGCTGGTCTGCCGGGGGGAGGGGCGGTGA
- a CDS encoding inositol monophosphatase family protein, producing MADPDSRLVEEVGALLRRAAADAILPMFRHLADADVSEKAPGEVVTVADRRAEEIIGAELRRLRPDSEVVGEEGVAADPAVLERLSGPAEVWLVDPLDGTANFAAGREPFAVMVARRRAGRTEAAWILDPMADRLLVARAGDGAYRDGEPVRTTAEPLPARSLRGVVATRFLPVELQGRVAAGADRIGAVLHGQHCAGQEYTDIVDNRQQFAIFWRTLPWDHAPGALLVEAAGGVVRRLDGSPYDPADGRTGLLVAANESIWDTVQHALLAES from the coding sequence GTGGCTGACCCCGATTCGCGGCTGGTGGAGGAGGTCGGTGCGCTGCTCCGGCGGGCCGCCGCCGACGCCATCCTGCCGATGTTCCGGCACCTGGCCGACGCCGACGTCTCGGAGAAGGCTCCCGGCGAGGTCGTGACGGTCGCCGACCGCCGGGCCGAGGAGATCATCGGCGCCGAGCTGCGCCGGCTCCGGCCGGACTCCGAGGTGGTCGGCGAGGAGGGGGTGGCGGCCGATCCGGCGGTGTTGGAGCGGCTGAGCGGGCCGGCCGAGGTGTGGCTGGTCGATCCCCTGGACGGTACGGCCAACTTCGCGGCCGGGCGGGAGCCGTTCGCGGTGATGGTGGCGCGGCGGCGGGCCGGGCGTACCGAGGCGGCCTGGATCCTCGACCCGATGGCGGACCGCCTGCTGGTGGCCCGGGCCGGGGACGGGGCGTACCGGGACGGGGAACCGGTGCGGACCACCGCCGAGCCGCTGCCGGCCAGGTCGTTGCGCGGTGTGGTGGCGACCCGGTTCCTGCCGGTGGAACTCCAGGGCCGGGTGGCCGCCGGGGCGGACCGGATCGGTGCGGTGCTGCATGGACAACACTGTGCTGGTCAGGAATATACGGATATTGTGGACAATCGGCAGCAGTTCGCGATCTTCTGGCGGACGCTGCCCTGGGACCACGCCCCGGGAGCGCTGCTGGTCGAGGCGGCCGGCGGGGTGGTACGGCGGCTCGACGGCAGCCCGTACGACCCGGCCGACGGGCGGACCGGGCTGCTGGTGGCCGCCAACGAGTCGATCTGGGACACCGTGCAGCACGCCCTGCTGGCCGAATCCTGA
- a CDS encoding response regulator — protein MTAPADGRSPIEVLLVEDDPGDVLMTQEAFDEHKLRNRLTVVSDGAAALAYLRQEGEYADAVPPDLILLDLNLPRRDGREVLAEIKRDEQLCRIPVVVLTTSQADEDILRSYQLHANAYVTKPVDFERFISVVRQIDEFFVSVVKLPPRG, from the coding sequence ATGACGGCACCGGCGGACGGCAGGAGCCCGATCGAGGTGCTGCTGGTCGAGGACGACCCGGGCGACGTGCTGATGACGCAGGAGGCTTTTGACGAGCACAAGCTGCGCAATCGGCTGACCGTGGTCTCCGACGGCGCGGCGGCGCTGGCCTACCTGCGTCAGGAGGGCGAGTACGCCGACGCCGTCCCCCCGGACCTGATCCTGCTCGACCTGAACCTGCCGCGGCGGGACGGCCGGGAGGTGCTGGCCGAGATCAAGCGGGACGAGCAGCTCTGCCGGATCCCGGTGGTGGTGCTGACCACCTCGCAGGCGGACGAGGACATCCTGCGCAGCTACCAACTGCACGCGAACGCGTACGTGACGAAGCCGGTCGACTTCGAGCGGTTCATCTCGGTGGTGCGGCAGATCGACGAGTTCTTCGTCAGCGTCGTGAAGCTTCCGCCGCGTGGCTGA
- a CDS encoding M28 family peptidase yields MPSPDTPHSPVRLPAAERALARPRRRLTAALAAVAALAAVGVLTVFGVGTPDPAGLDAPADEFSADRAYQHLRTVAAETHPAGSPAAERVRGHLERTLRDLGLTPESQDTVAEEAGQLSGGSGGATLARVRNVVARIPGTDPTGRVFLVAHYDSVQVGPGGNDDGAGTSALLEVARALTVGERPRNDVVLVFTDAEEACLCGASAFAADHPLAADGGVVLNLEARGSTGPVIMFETSLRNAGLVEVFGRAAPYPVGTSFAVEVYRLLPNDTDFTAFLDHGFTGLNAAYIDGAALYHTPLDTPANVDRGSLQQHGANALGLAREFGAVDLTRLDADGDATYFPLPGGLARYPGWLTLPLALLALAGVGVLGWAVRRRGRASWPGLAAGFGLALLPIVLAPVGAQLLWAGITAIRPGYATLLDPYRPLWYRLAVVALAAAVLFGWYALTRRRVGPAALAVGGLGWLAVLGVLLAAVAPGGAYLATLPALAGVLAGLVALAVPHNGPWPVVAVTVGAAVGVLVLLPTVVLLFPALGMAMGGVGALFAVLLGLAALPVVDLLHPAAGGQRGMAALRARRRGALPALAALLGAVLCAGTGLAVDRFDAGHPVPTHLMYALDADTGTARWLTEETDPQPWTDRYVDAPTRIDDSFPFFGDEELRAGPAEPATLPPPRLDPLADVTEAGLRTLRVRLVPQRPVRFAALHVDPATADVVSARVAGREVRVDGPEPFGVVFHAPPAGGIEIELRLRPTGGGPVRLRAMDGSDGLAGLPGFRPRPPGVGIVGSHSSELVAVARTYPL; encoded by the coding sequence GTGCCCAGCCCCGACACCCCTCACTCCCCCGTCCGTCTGCCCGCCGCCGAACGGGCCCTGGCCCGGCCCCGGCGCCGGCTGACGGCCGCGCTGGCCGCCGTGGCCGCGCTGGCGGCGGTCGGCGTGCTCACCGTGTTCGGCGTGGGTACGCCCGACCCGGCCGGCCTGGACGCGCCGGCCGACGAGTTCAGCGCGGACCGGGCGTACCAGCACCTGCGGACCGTCGCGGCGGAGACGCATCCCGCCGGCAGCCCGGCCGCGGAGCGGGTACGGGGCCACCTGGAGCGCACCCTGCGTGACCTCGGTCTCACCCCGGAGTCGCAGGACACCGTCGCCGAGGAGGCGGGGCAGCTCAGCGGCGGGTCGGGCGGCGCGACGCTGGCCCGGGTCCGCAACGTGGTCGCCCGGATCCCCGGCACCGATCCCACCGGCCGGGTCTTCCTGGTCGCCCACTACGACTCGGTGCAGGTCGGGCCGGGCGGCAACGACGACGGGGCCGGCACCTCCGCACTGCTGGAGGTGGCCCGCGCGCTGACCGTGGGCGAGCGCCCCCGCAACGACGTCGTACTGGTCTTCACCGACGCCGAGGAGGCGTGTCTCTGCGGCGCCTCGGCGTTCGCCGCGGACCATCCGCTAGCCGCCGACGGCGGCGTGGTGCTCAACCTGGAGGCGCGGGGCAGCACCGGTCCGGTGATCATGTTCGAGACCTCGCTGCGCAACGCCGGGCTGGTGGAGGTCTTCGGCCGGGCCGCGCCGTACCCGGTGGGTACCTCGTTCGCGGTCGAGGTCTACCGGCTGCTGCCCAACGACACCGACTTCACCGCCTTCCTCGACCACGGCTTCACCGGGCTGAACGCCGCCTACATCGACGGTGCCGCGCTCTACCACACCCCGTTGGACACCCCGGCCAACGTCGACCGGGGCAGCCTGCAACAGCACGGTGCGAACGCCCTCGGGCTGGCCCGGGAGTTCGGCGCGGTCGACCTGACCCGGCTGGACGCCGACGGGGACGCCACCTACTTCCCGCTGCCCGGCGGGCTGGCCCGGTATCCCGGCTGGCTCACGCTGCCGCTCGCGCTGCTCGCCCTGGCCGGGGTCGGCGTACTCGGCTGGGCCGTCCGGCGGCGCGGACGGGCGAGCTGGCCCGGGCTGGCCGCCGGGTTCGGGCTGGCGCTGCTGCCGATCGTGCTCGCCCCGGTCGGGGCGCAACTGCTCTGGGCCGGGATCACCGCGATCCGGCCGGGCTACGCGACGCTGCTCGACCCGTACCGTCCACTGTGGTATCGACTGGCGGTGGTGGCGCTCGCCGCCGCCGTGCTGTTCGGCTGGTACGCGCTGACCCGCCGACGCGTCGGCCCGGCGGCCCTCGCCGTCGGCGGGCTGGGCTGGCTGGCCGTACTCGGGGTGCTGCTCGCGGCCGTGGCGCCCGGCGGGGCGTACCTGGCCACCCTGCCGGCGCTGGCCGGCGTACTGGCCGGGCTGGTGGCCCTGGCCGTACCCCACAACGGCCCGTGGCCGGTGGTCGCGGTGACCGTCGGCGCGGCGGTCGGGGTACTCGTGCTGCTCCCCACCGTCGTGCTGCTCTTCCCCGCGCTGGGGATGGCGATGGGCGGGGTCGGCGCGCTCTTCGCGGTGCTGCTCGGGCTGGCCGCGCTGCCGGTGGTGGACCTGCTGCACCCGGCGGCCGGCGGCCAGCGCGGGATGGCCGCGCTCCGGGCCCGGCGACGCGGCGCGCTGCCCGCGCTGGCCGCGCTGCTCGGCGCCGTGCTCTGCGCCGGGACCGGCCTGGCCGTCGACCGGTTCGACGCCGGGCACCCGGTGCCGACCCACCTGATGTACGCGCTGGACGCCGACACCGGCACCGCCCGCTGGCTCACCGAGGAGACCGACCCGCAGCCCTGGACCGACCGGTACGTCGACGCCCCGACCCGGATCGACGACAGCTTCCCGTTCTTCGGCGACGAGGAGCTGCGCGCCGGCCCGGCCGAACCGGCCACCCTGCCCCCGCCCCGGCTCGACCCGCTCGCCGACGTCACCGAGGCCGGGCTGCGTACGCTACGCGTCCGGCTGGTGCCGCAACGCCCGGTACGGTTCGCCGCGCTGCACGTCGACCCGGCGACCGCCGACGTCGTCTCGGCCCGGGTCGCCGGCCGCGAGGTCCGGGTCGACGGTCCGGAGCCGTTCGGTGTGGTGTTCCACGCCCCACCGGCCGGGGGGATCGAGATCGAGCTGCGGTTGCGCCCGACCGGCGGCGGTCCGGTGCGGCTGCGGGCGATGGACGGCAGCGACGGCCTGGCCGGACTGCCTGGCTTCCGGCCGCGGCCGCCCGGCGTCGGCATCGTCGGATCGCACAGCTCGGAACTGGTCGCGGTGGCCCGGACGTATCCGCTCTGA